In Micrococcales bacterium, the following proteins share a genomic window:
- a CDS encoding MerR family transcriptional regulator codes for MQSITVTLSAGSVARQLGISPATLRTWAHRYGLEPSVRSEGSHRRYTPEDVEKLVMMQRLMRSGVPVAQAAAQVRDGAPAVPAPVAAPVDDVPTAPVRSLWEAAQALDGQRCAHIVADSVRAAGVLASWEHLIAPALQRAGEQWEQRAAGVDVEHVLSDAVTAGLFIDTPVKREGVLLAATATEDHVLPLYALRAALAEQGVGAELLTARTPASALGQAARRLHPAVIILWAQLPENADLQGFDELPGLRPRPALAVAGPGWPDDVVATQLKGLREAIDFVRAHV; via the coding sequence GTGCAATCGATCACGGTGACCTTGTCTGCGGGCTCGGTGGCGCGGCAGTTGGGCATCTCCCCCGCGACCCTGCGCACGTGGGCGCACCGCTACGGCCTCGAACCCTCGGTACGAAGCGAGGGTTCGCACCGCCGATACACCCCCGAAGACGTCGAGAAGCTCGTCATGATGCAACGGCTGATGCGTTCTGGTGTCCCGGTGGCCCAGGCGGCGGCCCAGGTGCGCGATGGCGCGCCCGCTGTGCCCGCCCCGGTGGCCGCACCCGTCGACGACGTGCCCACCGCGCCGGTGCGGTCGTTGTGGGAGGCGGCCCAGGCCCTCGACGGTCAGCGCTGCGCTCACATCGTGGCCGACAGCGTGCGAGCTGCCGGCGTCCTCGCCTCCTGGGAACATCTGATCGCTCCGGCTCTGCAGCGGGCCGGCGAGCAGTGGGAGCAGCGAGCGGCGGGGGTCGACGTGGAGCACGTGCTCTCCGACGCGGTGACCGCCGGACTGTTCATCGACACACCGGTCAAGCGTGAGGGCGTGCTGCTGGCGGCGACCGCCACCGAGGACCATGTCCTGCCGCTGTATGCGCTACGAGCAGCGCTGGCCGAGCAGGGAGTTGGTGCCGAACTGCTCACTGCCCGCACACCAGCCTCGGCACTCGGACAGGCGGCTCGTCGGTTGCACCCTGCGGTGATCATCCTCTGGGCGCAACTGCCGGAGAATGCCGACCTGCAGGGTTTCGACGAGCTGCCCGGGCTGCGCCCGCGGCCGGCCCTGGCTGTTGCCGGGCCGGGTTGGCCGGATGACGTGGTGGCCACACAGCTGAAAGGGTTGCGCGAGGCCATCGACTTCGTCCGAGCCCACGTTTGA
- a CDS encoding WhiB family transcriptional regulator yields MAELSRLPGTNTDHWDWQMDAACRGENSEVFFHPEGERGAARVIRTNRAKAVCAECPVRQACLDHAVAVREPYGIWGGLGEDELAALYQQRKLHIA; encoded by the coding sequence ATGGCGGAACTCTCCCGGCTCCCGGGCACCAACACCGACCACTGGGACTGGCAGATGGACGCCGCCTGCCGGGGCGAGAACTCGGAGGTGTTCTTCCACCCGGAGGGCGAGCGCGGCGCCGCTCGAGTCATCCGCACCAATCGGGCCAAGGCCGTTTGCGCCGAGTGCCCGGTCCGGCAAGCCTGCCTCGACCACGCCGTGGCGGTACGGGAGCCGTACGGCATCTGGGGCGGTCTCGGCGAGGACGAACTCGCCGCCCTCTACCAGCAGCGCAAACTCCACATCGCATAG